A portion of the Lolium rigidum isolate FL_2022 chromosome 1, APGP_CSIRO_Lrig_0.1, whole genome shotgun sequence genome contains these proteins:
- the LOC124683598 gene encoding protein FLOWERING LOCUS T-like: MSNDSLTRAHIVGDVLDPFASSVPLTVMYDGRPVFNGMEFRSPAVTLKPRVEIGGDDFRVAYTLVMIDPDAPNPSNPTLREYLHWMVTDVPASTDDSFGREIVPYESPSPTMGIHRIVLVLYQQLGRGTVFAPQVRQNFNSRSFARRFNLGKPVAAMYFNCQRPTGTGGRRFT; this comes from the exons ATGTCTAATGACTCCTTGACAAGGGCGCATATAGTTGGAGATGTTCTAGACCCATTTGCTAGCTCAGTGCCTCTAACTGTGATGTATGATGGGAGGCCTGTGTTTAACGGGATGGAGTTTCGCTCACCGGCGGTCACTCTGAAACCGAGAGTTGAGATCGGGGGTGACGATTTTCGAGTGGCCTATACCCTA GTTATGATAGATCCTGATGCGCCTAATCCCAGCAACCCAACGTTGAGGGAGTACCTGCATTG GATGGTGACTGATGTCCCAGCATCAACAGATGATAGCTTTG GACGAGAGATCGTGCCATACGAGAGCCCAAGCCCCACCATGGGTATCCACCGCATCGTGCTGGTGCTGTATCAGCAGCTGGGGCGTGGAACAGTGTTTGCGCCGCAAGTGCGCCAGAACTTCAACTCGCGCAGCTTCGCTCGCCGTTTCAACCTCGGAAAGCCCGTCGCCGCCATGTACTTCAACTGCCAGCGCCCGACGGGCACCGGTGGGAGAAGGTTCACCTGA